A single genomic interval of Drosophila virilis strain 15010-1051.87 chromosome 2, Dvir_AGI_RSII-ME, whole genome shotgun sequence harbors:
- the LOC6629426 gene encoding progestin and adipoQ receptor family member 4, which yields MDTAAAAAAAVVVDLSGESVGKSTASKLISKPNPKPKPTSGYVAAAAAATTTPTPCSVGSEHDTSNCLGSTVESMTATPPLTPRRTRVICHETGDSSAGGTGNGESHARAIVMNGLKDLAGECSHAESITPARAPLMPATLTSSTNASTTPMSALLTAPATTTTTTTTTTTAAAATTTTTTHTTTAAASTTTTTTTTSATGSSGSSGTTSTSANMDQLLHWQDMPKYLQFNPYVLRGYRPLQTFKGCLLSLFYWHNETINILTHAIPIFYILAIVPGLMPWDSGYKFLSFCHVFGSVAPWCGSFVYHLFMNIEKGENVYYTLLKLDMVGIWVSQSFGALPLVTATTLCFSPILKWFIIIAYCLLSLWGLYKALTASSPWQRRLCFALPFAMRSVLTFLRIQGMVGGSHMALSHVYLQDGVSILGGAIGAMRIPEKWFPGLVDFYLNSHNIMHVLVVVAVYSMHKATIKDFEWMSTQTCNSLANATEPSLTHMEL from the exons ATGGACACTgcggccgccgctgccgctgccgttgtcgTTGACCTGAGCGGCGAGTCGGTCGGCAAGTCCACTGCTAGCAAGCTGATTAGCAAGCCCaacccaaagccaaagccgacGTCAGGCTacgtggcagcagctgctgcagccacTACAACGCCAACGCCATGCAGCGTGGGCAGTGAGCATGATACCAGCAACTGCCTGGGCAGCACCGTGGAGTCAATGACTGCTACGCCGCCGTTAACGCCGCGGCGTACACGCGTCATCTGCCACGAGACTGGAGATAGCTCAGCCGGCGGCACGGGCAATGGCGAGTCCCATGCTCGTGCCATTGTTATGAACGGTCTCAAGGATTTGGCTGGGGAGTGTAGCCATGCGGAGAGCATAACGCCAGCACGCGCGCCTTTAATGCCCGCAACATTAACGTCTTCCACGAACGCTTCCACAACGCCAATGTCTGCCTTGCTtacagcaccagcaacaactacaacaacaacaacaacaacaacaacagcagcagcagcaacaacaacaacaaccacacacacgacaacagcagccgcatcgacgacgacgacaacaacaacaacatctgcgactggcagcagcggcagcagcggcacaaCGAGCACATCGGCGAACATGGACCAGCTGCTGCACTGGCAGGACATGCCCAAATATCTGCAGTTCAATCCGTATGTCCTCAGAGGATACCGTCCGCTACAGACCTTCAAGGGCTGCCTGCTCAGTCTCTTCTATTGGCACAACGAGACCATCAACATACTGACGCACG CAATaccaatattttatatactggCCATTGTGCCGGGTCTGATGCCATGGGACAGTGGCTACAAGTTCCTTTCGTTTTGTCACGTATTTGGCTCGGTGGCGCCTTGGTGCGGCAGCTTCGTCTATCATCTGTTTATGAACATTGAGAAGGGCGAGAATGTGTACTATACGCTGCTCAAGCTGGACATGGTTGGCATCTGGGTGAGCCAGAGTTTCG GTGCGTTGCCGCTGGTTACGGCGACGACGCTGTGCTTTTCTCCAATTCTTAAGTGGTTCATTATTATCGCTTACTGTCTGCTCTCGCTGTGGGGTCTGTACAAG GCACTGACCGCCAGCTCACCGTGGCAGAGGCGCCTTTGCTTCGCACTGCCCTTTGCCATGCGCTCCGTGCTGACCTTTCTGCGCATCCAAGGGATGGTGGGTGGCAGTCACATGGCCCTATCCCATGTCTACCTGCAG GACGGCGTTTCCATATTAGGCGGCGCTATTGGTGCCATGCGCATACCCGAAAAGTGGTTCCCAGGTCTGGTCGACTTCTATCTGAACTCGCACAACATTATGCATGTGCTGGTCGTGGTGGCTGTCTACTCCATGCACAAG GCCACAATCAAGGACTTTGAGTGGATGTCTACTCAGACCTGCAATTCGCTGGCCAATGCTACCGAACCATCGCTGACCCATATGGAACTATGA
- the LOC6629429 gene encoding neprilysin-4, which translates to MLIPMSHTQWLLLYGPLFLLRLSYGRAAPVDADYISDSKMDTGYIDEVMRQAKAAEMANFMNESVDPCENFYEFACGNWARINPATTLNQISTGLFERLTEGLNRKVKHTLNSENDALDTAEDVQVKNFYHSCVHVHEVDRSYRQKLKNLIAEFGTMPALVPAGAWQEADFDWLETVARIAYRYGLVIILGVEVTKDFANNEVNLAYIGQQEFPLETRSMYLDDHTAVYRSTFQASMANKLMTFLGMKSGLAHITATELMDFEVRLANGLIDETDGLDLTDISQLTTIAEMQLAYAPVLNIERLVNISLGEQVNDPVYDFNSQYQQNLMRVIGRTPKRIVANYIFFRLIDEFAMEPGKTLAKRQEKCISLTKQYFAKNLDNMIFRRYNNNATASDVELIWRQLKSTFEQTLQSDRSLNWISRRTREYAIEKLAAMTLQVNSHANENLTEDFAGLQLQRENYIENLRQTRILGASQQREHLHKPVKPLEAGDLFSYTPANILVENAIKVPVSLLQPYYLWAASYPNAIKFGTLASLIGHELIHGFDDAGRKFDARGNINDWWDAQSTTNFLERQQCFTKQYSHYTYHGMRLPRSNAQSENIADNGGMRLAYAAYCRLQETLEATVEGRRQLLREKLPTLNYTNMQLFFISYAQIWCNDAHTRVRNLQVSTDQHVPGKFRVIGPLSNFDEFAKEFQCGQGTRMNPEKKCKIY; encoded by the coding sequence ATGCTGATCCCAATGAGTCATACCCAATGGCTTCTATTGTACGGGCCGCTGTTCCTGCTCCGGCTGTCATATGGCCGAGCGGCGCCTGTCGATGCCGATTACATATCCGACAGCAAGATGGATACGGGCTATATAGACGAGGTGATGCGACAGGCGAAGGCAGCGGAAATGGCAAACTTTATGAATGAGAGCGTCGATCCGTGTGAGAATTTCTATGAATTTGCCTGCGGCAATTGGGCGAGAATTAATCCGGCCACAACGCTGAATCAAATAAGCACGGGCCTGTTCGAGCGTCTGACCGAAGGCCTCAATCGCAAGGTGAAGCACACTCTGAACAGTGAAAACGATGCCCTGGACACGGCAGAGGATGTGCAAGTGAAGAACTTCTACCATTCCTGCGTGCATGTGCACGAGGTGGACAGAAGCTATCGGCAGAAGCTTAAGAATTTGATAGCCGAGTTCGGCACAATGCCTGCGCTGGTGCCTGCTGGTGCCTGGCAGGAGGCAGACTTTGACTGGCTGGAAACGGTTGCGCGTATAGCTTATCGCTATGGACTGGTAATTATCCTGGGCGTTGAGGTGACCAAGGACTTTGCCAACAACGAGGTGAATCTGGCGTACATTGGCCAGCAGGAGTTTCCGCTCGAAACACGCAGCATGTACCTAGACGACCACACCGCCGTCTACAGGAGCACCTTTCAAGCCAGTATGGCAAATAAGCTGATGACCTTTTTGGGCATGAAAAGTGGTCTGGCACACATAACGGCCACGGAGCTGATGGACTTTGAGGTGCGTCTGGCCAATGGCCTGATCGATGAAACCGACGGCCTCGACCTCACAGATATCTCACAGCTGACGACCATCGCAGAGATGCAGCTAGCCTATGCGCCTGTACTGAACATAGAGCGATTGGTTAACATATCGCTGGGCGAGCAAGTCAACGACCCCGTCTATGACTTCAATTCGCAGTATCAACAGAATCTAATGAGGGTGATTGGGCGCACGCCCAAACGCATTGTGGCCAACTATATATTCTTTCGATTGATTGATGAATTCGCCATGGAGCCGGGCAAGACGCTGGCCAAGCGGCAGGAGAAGTGCATATCGCTGACCAAGCAGTACTTTGCCAAGAACCTGGACAACATGATCTTTCGgcgctacaacaacaatgccaccGCCTCCGACGTTGAGCTCATCTGGCGCCAGCTGAAGTCCACCTTCGAGCAGACACTGCAATCGGATCGGTCACTGAACTGGATAAGTCGCCGTACACGCGAATATGCGATCGAAAAGCTGGCGGCCATGACACTGCAGGTGAATTCGCATGCCAATGAAAACCTGACCGAGGATTTTGCGggtctgcagctgcagcgtgaGAATTACATCGAGAATCTGCGTCAGACACGCATACTGGGCGCTAGCCAGCAGCGGGAGCATCTGCACAAGCCCGTCAAGCCGCTGGAAGCGGGCGATTTGTTTAGCTATACGCCAGCCAACATTCTGGTGGAGAATGCCATCAAGGTGCCAGTGTCCCTGCTGCAGCCCTACTATCTGTGGGCTGCCAGCTATCCGAATGCCATAAAGTTCGGCACATTGGCCTCGCTGATCGGCCATGAGCTAATACACGGCTTCGATGACGCCGGCCGCAAATTCGATGCACGCGGCAACATTAACGACTGGTGGGATGCACAGTCCACGACCAATTTCCTGGAACGGCAGCAGTGCTTTACGAAACAGTACAGTCACTACACCTATCATGGCATGCGGCTGCCCAGATCGAATGCGCAGTCGGAGAACATTGCGGATAATGGCGGCATGCGTCTGGCCTATGCCGCCTACTGCCGCCTGCAGGAGACACTGGAGGCCACTGTCGAGGGCCGTAGGCAGCTGCTCAGGGAGAAGCTGCCCACGCTGAACTATACCAACATGCAGCTGTTCTTCATTAGCTATGCGCAGATCTGGTGCAACGATGCGCACACACGCGTACGCAATCTACAGGTATCCACGGATCAACATGTGCCCGGAAAATTTCGGGTGATCGGACCGCTCTCCAATTTCGACGAGTTCGCCAAAGAGTTTCAGTGTGGCCAGGGCACGCGCATGAATCCAGAAAAGAAATGTAAAATATACTAG
- the Nepl19 gene encoding neprilysin-4 — protein MTSHSDKEKLPTLGGGLKVRCGRRFSRSSAMRRMWFSVVSCALLWLGCVRSHLLSQPEVDTHIQLQEQLISQHNDSAYVQRVMRLAKSAEMRSYMQPELDACDDFFGYSCGMWPKINPANAAQPRETNYQQLLANGYQHKQQRLLEQPADADSDDVAVLKLKQFYASCLRFRQTPEALYRQQLLEIAAEFGRMPALALPGQQWPADGFDWLATVAHIKRKYGLDIILLLQQAPDPHNKTQSRLYVGQPPRFVVEPNRAAVVQRIAIQLEQHLGVEAALARRTAQEITDLEMLLAKGMSTRPIGPLALPRSTVELTNAYAPTLNLTHYVELALQRPLQPEEMLYEHVVTYQAHLLVVLAQTPPHVLANYIFHKLLDRFYYDRSAPVVGQCLANVRELFPELLNNMAYRQYAAPATLSDIDAVWQQIKLSFHNVLESSSTDWLSVATRSHLLDQLNATRLLINGHAQVNFTERYKQLELKPQDYLFNLRAVLAHSTQFATPTSSPNVPTYDPEENQVLLPVSLLQPNFLWSRFYPRALRYGSLGTIIAEQLAHSLDRRAGWDAATLAEFGKRKACFRHQYERLRFAGEYLPATELQDDNIADNTAVQLAYLGYKNYLANLASSALITEYLPQMSHSPQQLFFISYAQLWCNDANEQFRDKQSLLAAGTPNALRVQGALANLDAFASAFGCANETPMNPEQKCHMYAKNLN, from the coding sequence ATGACCAGTCATAGCGATAAGGAAAAGCTCCCGACTCTCGGTGGCGGATTGAAAGTGCGTTGCGGAAGGCGATTCAGTCGCTCTTCAGCCATGAGACGCATGTGGTTCAGTGTGGTTAGCTGTGCTCTGCTGTGGCTGGGCTGTGTGCGCAGCCACTTGTTGTCGCAGCCGGAGGTggatacacacatacagctgCAGGAGCAGCTTATATCGCAGCACAATGATAGCGCCTATGTGCAACGCGTGATGCGACTGGCCAAATCGGCGGAGATGCGCAGCTATATGCAGCCGGAGCTGGATGCCTGCGATGATTTCTTTGGCTACAGCTGCGGCATGTGGCCCAAAATCAATCCGGCCAATGCGGCACAGCCTCGTGAGACCAACTACCAACAGCTGCTCGCCAATGGCTATCAGCACAAGCAGCAGCGCCTACTGGAGCAGCCAGCGGATGCGGACAGCGATGATGTGGCTGTGCTCAAACTTAAGCAATTCTATGCCAGTTGCCTGCGTTTCCGGCAGACGCCCGAAGCTCTCTACCGCCAACAGCTGCTGGAGATTGCCGCTGAATTTGGACGCATGCCCGCGCTGGCGCTGCCTGGTCAGCAGTGGCCAGCCGATGGTTTCGACTGGCTGGCCACCGTGGCGCATATCAAGCGCAAGTACGGCCTGGACATTATATTGCTTCTGCAGCAGGCGCCCGATCCGCACAACAAGACCCAAAGTCGTTTATACGTTGGCCAGCCGCCTCGCTTCGTTGTGGAGCCCAATCGTGCAGCTGTTGTTCAGCGCATAGCCATCCAGCTGGAGCAGCATCTGGGCGTGGAGGCGGCACTGGCGCGCAGAACAGCGCAGGAAATAACCGATTTGGAAATGTTGCTGGCCAAAGGCATGTCGACTCGTCCAATTGGTCCACTCGCTCTGCCGCGTTCCACTGTGGAGCTGACCAATGCCTATGCGCCCACATTGAATCTGACACATTATGTGGAACTGGCTTTACAGCGTCCTTTGCAGCCAGAGGAGATGCTCTACGAACATGTGGTCACCTATCAGGCGCATCTACTGGTCGTGCTGGCCCAGACGCCGCCTCATGTGCTGGCCAACTACATCTTCCATAAGCTGCTGGACCGTTTCTACTACGACCGCTCGGCGCCGGTTGTTGGCCAGTGCTTGGCCAACGTACGAGAGCTGTTTCCCGAGCTGCTCAACAACATGGCTTATCGGCAGTATGCCGCTCCGGCCACCCTTAGCGATATCGATGCCGTCTGGCAGCAGATCAAGCTCAGCTTTCATAATGTGCTCGAGAGTTCCAGCACAGATTGGTTGTCCGTGGCGACGCGCAGCCATTTGCTGGACCAGCTGAATGCGACGCGTCTGCTGATCAATGGACATGCGCAAGTGAACTTCACGGAGCGCTAcaagcagctggagctgaagccGCAGGATTATCTGTTCAATTTGCGCGCCGTGTTGGCTCACAGCACTCAGTTCGCCACGCCCACTAGTTCGCCCAATGTGCCCACATACGATCCAGAGGAAAATCAAGTGCTGTTGCCAGTGTCACTGCTGCAGCCAAATTTTCTATGGTCCCGCTTTTATCCACGTGCGCTGCGCTACGGCAGCTTGGGCACAATTATTGCGGAGCAGCTGGCCCACAGCCTGGACAGGCGTGCTGGCTGGGATGCGGCAACGCTGGCTGAGTTTGGCAAGCGCAAGGCCTGCTTTAGGCATCAATATGAACGTTTGCGTTTCGCTGGAGAGTATCTGCCAGCCACTGAGCTGCAGGATGACAATATTGCGGACAATACGGCCGTGCAGCTGGCATATCTGGGCTACAAAAACTATCTGGCAAATCTGGCCTCGAGCGCATTGATTACGGAGTATCTGCCCCAGATGAGCCACAGTCCCCAGCAGCTGTTCTTCATCAGTTATGCCCAGCTTTGGTGCAACGACGCCAACGAGCAGTTCCGGGATAAGCAATCGCTGCTGGCCGCTGGTACGCCGAATGCGCTGCGCGTGCAGGGAGCGTTGGCCAACTTGGATGCATTTGCCAGTGCCTTTGGCTGTGCGAACGAGACGCCCATGAATCCCGAACAGAAGTGCCACATGTACGCcaaaaatttgaattaa
- the Nepl18 gene encoding neprilysin-4, with protein MARFMSGRCLNGALRQAVFWLLMANALALPTENTSTAVRDDLTTDYAKQIIRQSKVAEMKSMLNTRIAPCDDFYSYACGNWHRHNPAQLLRNIMTDTFQLISKGFDRRLQRLLQSGQMKTNLEEKLQNFYQSCLVIQREDVQYKLALHSIYREYGELPMLEGPRWNASDFSWWRTVADIQHKYGRQIILAVDVMSDIANHTVNRVYLGPPDNKHTPIPVLNSLEDAAVAEELQQYFAVDKHLAKQAAKEMNELDRNLLAGSISHGGSLGDDLTLYTVSELEEKYTEQLNITEFLGLVLGEDNVPEHIYVYSESYLNNTLRTLQTTPTPTIGNYVLWKLLEPYRIDTKPSEMRNWCTEQTKKYFAKLTDHMIYERYRSPEAEAEVHSVWKQIRETFRQQLAGDKLDWISNKTRQLAIEKLDRMQLYINSYDHEDFEALYGDVAVDKLNYVRNVQQVLKAKAKWNLNRLHSAPTSLEATDVLGFTAAYNILDNNITIPVALMQPRYFWDANYPQALKYGTLGYLLAHEMIHGFDDEGRTYDANGNLAPWWDDKSRYEFEEKRKCFQAQYHAYKYGGTHLPESVEQSENIADNAGIKLAYKAYQRWLEQQPLEVLEQETLAGFELNNRQLFFVSFAQLWCDDVQSFFKTSVAKADNHAPGMYRVIGSLSNFQEFSWVFNCSQQAPMDPEFKCAIY; from the coding sequence ATGGCGAGATTCATGTCAGGACGGTGTTTGAACGGCGCTCTGCGGCAGGCTGTATTTTGGTTGTTGATGGCCAATGCGTTGGCCTTGCCGACGGAGAATACCAGCACGGCCGTGCGCGATGATCTAACCACGGACTATGCGAAACAGATAATACGGCAATCGAAGGTGGCAGAAATGAAGAGCATGCTGAATACGCGCATCGCGCCCTGCGACGACTTCTATAGCTATGCGTGCGGCAACTGGCATCGTCACAATCCTGCCCAGCTATTGAGAAACATAATGACGGATACATTCCAGCTGATTTCCAAGGGCTTTGATCGACGACTGCAGCGCCTGCTGCAGTCCGGACAGATGAAAACCAATCTGGAGGAGAAGCTGCAGAATTTCTATCAATCCTGCCTGGTAATACAACGTGAGGATGTGCAGTACAAGCTGGCGTTACATAGCATCTATCGCGAATATGGAGAGCTGCCCATGCTCGAGGGTCCGCGATGGAACGCCTCGGACTTTAGCTGGTGGCGCACCGTAGCGGATATACAGCACAAATACGGCAGACAGATAATTCTGGCTGTGGATGTCATGTCCGACATTGCCAACCATACGGTGAATCGGGTCTACCTGGGCCCGCCCGACAATAAACACACTCCCATACCCGTGCTGAACTCCCTCGAGGATGCAGCCGTGGCGGAGGAGCTGCAGCAATACTTTGCGGTAGACAAGCACTTGGCCAAGCAAGCCGCAAAGGAGATGAACGAACTCGATCGCAATTTACTAGCGGGTAGCATTAGTCATGGTGGCAGCCTGGGCGACGATCTGACCCTTTACACCGTATCCGAACTTGAGGAGAAATACACGGAGCAATTGAATATTACAGAGTTTCTGGGTCTGGTTCTCGGGGAAGATAATGTGCCGGAGCACATATATGTCTACAGCGAAAGCTATTTGAATAACACATTGCGCACACTCCAGACCACGCCCACTCCAACCATTGGCAACTATGTGCTGTGGAAGCTGTTGGAGCCATACCGGATCGATACCAAGCCCAGCGAGATGCGCAACTGGTGCACCGAACAGACTAAGAAGTACTTTGCCAAGCTGACGGATCACATGATCTATGAGCGGTACCGCAGCCCCGAGGCCGAGGCTGAGGTGCACAGCGTCTGGAAGCAGATACGCGAGACGTTCCGGCAACAGTTGGCGGGCGACAAGCTCGACTGGATATCGAACAAAACACGCCAGCTGGCCATTGAGAAGTTGGATCGCATGCAGCTGTACATTAACTCGTATGACCATGAGGATTTCGAGGCGCTCTACGGCGACGTGGCGGTGGACAAGCTGAACTATGTGCGCAATGTGCAACAGGTGCTCAAGGCGAAGGCCAAATGGAATCTGAACAGGCTGCACAGTGCGCCCACTTCACTGGAGGCGACCGATGTGCTGGGATTTACGGCTGCCTACAACATATTGGACAACAACATAACCATTCCCGTGGCGCTGATGCAGCCGCGCTACTTCTGGGACGCGAACTATCCGCAGGCCCTGAAATATGGCACACTGGGTTATTTGTTGGCGCACGAGATGATTCACGGCTTCGATGATGAGGGGCGCACCTATGATGCCAATGGCAATCTAGCGCCCTGGTGGGATGACAAGTCGCGCTATGAGTTTGAGGAGAAGCGCAAGTGCTTTCAGGCTCAGTACCATGCCTACAAATATGGCGGCACCCATCTGCCGGAGAGCGTGGAACAATCGGAGAACATTGCAGACAATGCGGGCATCAAGTTGGCCTACAAGGCTTACCAGCGCTGGCTAGAGCAGCAGCCGCTCGAAGTGCTGGAGCAGGAGACATTGGCCGGCTTCGAGCTGAACAATCGTCAGCTGTTCTTTGTGAGCTTCGCCCAGCTCTGGTGTGACGATGTCCAGTCCTTTTTCAAGACCTCTGTGGCCAAGGCGGACAATCATGCGCCGGGCATGTATCGAGTAATTGGCTCATTGTCGAACTTTCAGGAGTTCTCGTGGGTCTTTAACTGCTCGCAGCAGGCGCCAATGGATCCGGAGTTCAAGTGCGCCATTTACTAA
- the Hpr1 gene encoding THO complex subunit 1 produces MSTQVAVAEPTGTKSANFFALQAAFEAALDQAIAENNVELLIKEYHSFRANSEHDKRSPMDQAFREVLMKRLSDNVERIGALVRLSVDAARAEIVSNTIPVVLLGDTFDVVTLNKCELIFNFVEELVEVWKEEIFFASCKNNLLRMCNDLLRRLSRTQNTVFCGRILLFLSKFFPFSERSGLNIVSEFNLDNFTEYGLDSKDHDDIENKELEDTAEDIPLKIDYDLYCKFWSLQDFFRNPNQCYSKAQWKMFQMHAETILQSFSSFKLEDVRQNIDTNGHSESCLQLMDVDMDDATIDGAVSAAMHKETNFFAKFLTNPKLLALQLSDSNFRRAVLVQFLILFQYLQVSVKFKIESYTLTSAQSDFIKETEQRVYKLLEETPPNGRRFARTVQHMLQREEMWNNWKNDGCKEFKKPEEPEPSEDDAKPPPPKRSKRPLGDCLRDAARNGKFFLGNDNLTRLWNYSPDNLQACKSEQRNFLPLLETYLETPHDKTDPAFEWRALRLLARQTPHFFTFVSQPSCKISDYLDVVRKRLTREKELVKQTSTTTANASEHNNGLAVSSAPLEQEHEASVALQETEPEQDLEVEDSEPVVEEVDETPAHEKPLMVTSAHIEEITPLIGEPWMKVGKKIGFSNDELLFFQMENPTPGVACMKMLTNWISDDDDATLENWAYMLEGLEMHKAADAVKAIIEREKASNTQPQVLCQQDANSNDVEILSD; encoded by the exons ATGAGCACGCAAGTAGCAGTGGCCGAGCCAACAGGCACCAAGTCGGCCAATTTCTTTGCTCTGCAGGCGGCCTTCGAG GCTGCCCTGGACCAGGCAATCGCCGAGAACAACGTGGAACTGTTGATTAAAGAGTACCACAGCTTTCGTGCCAATTCCGAGCACGACAAACGCTCACCCATGGACCAGGCCTTTCGAGAGGTTCTTATGAAGCGACTGAGCGACAATGTGGAACGCATTGGAGCGCTTGTGCGGCTATCTGTGGACGCAGCTCGGGCCGAGATCGTGTCGAATACAATACCAGTTGTGCTGCTGGGCGATACCTTTGATGTGGTTACGCTGAACAAGTGCGAgctgattttcaattttgtggAGGAGCTGGTGGAGGTTTGGAAGGAGGAAATATTCTTTGCCTCCTGCAAGAACAATTTGCTTCGCATGTGCAACGATCTATTGAGGCGTTTGTCGCGCACACAGAACACCGTGTTCTGTGGACGCATTTTGCTATTTCTCTCCAAGTTTTTTCCATTCTCGGAACGCTCCGGTTTGAACATTGTATCCGAGTTTAATTTAGATAACTTTACTGAGTATGGGCTCGACAGCAAGGACCATGATGACATTGAAAACAAGGAGCTAGAAGATACGGCCGAGGATATACCGCTAAAGATTGACTACGATTTGTATTGCAAATTCTGGTCGCTGCAGGATTTCTTTCGTAATCCTAATCAATGCTACAGTAAAGCGCAGTGGAAAATGTTTCAAATG CACGCGGAGACCATACTACAGTCATTCTCGAGCTTCAAACTGGAAGATGTGCGTCAGAACATTGACACCAATGGCCACAGCGAATCGTGTCTACAGTTGATGGATGTGGACATGGACGATGCTACGATAGATGGCGCTGTGTCGGCTGCCATGCACAAGGAAACAAACTTCTTTGCCAAGTTCTTGACCAATCCAAAGCTGCTCGCACTCCAACTATCCGACTCAAATTTCCGTCGCGCCGTGCTGGTGCAATTCCTCATACTGTTCCAATACTTACAGGTCAGCGTCAAGTTTAAGAT TGAGTCCTACACCCTGACAAGTGCGCAGTCCGACTTCATCAAGGAAACAGAGCAGCGCGTTTACAAACTGCTGGAGGAGACGCCACCCAATGGCAGACGTTTCGCGCGCACTGTGCAGCATATGCTGCAACGCGAGGAGATGTGGAACAATTGGAAAAACGATGGCTGTAAAGAGTTTAAAAAACCTGAGGAGCCGGAGCCCAGCGAAGATGACGCCAAACCCCCACCTCCAAAACGTTCCAAGCGGCCATTGGGCGATTGTCTGCGCGATGCTGCACGCAATGGCAAGTTCTTCCTCGGCAA CGATAATCTGACGCGCCTGTGGAACTACTCGCCCGACAACCTGCAGGCCTGCAAGAGCGAGCAGCGTAACTTTCTGCCCCTGCTGGAAACATATTTGGAGACGCCGCATGACAAAACCGATCCCGCCTTCGAGTGGCGTGCTCTGCGCCTGTTAGCCCGCCAGACGCCGCACTTCTTTACGTTTGTGTCACAGCCATCGTGCAAGATATCTGACTATTTAGACGTGGTGCGCAAGCGATTGACGCGCGAAAAGGAGCTGGTTAAGCAGacaagcacaacaactgcGAATGCGTCGGAGCATAATAATGGATTGGCTGTTAGCAGCGCACCTTTAGAGCAAGAGCATGAGGCATCAGTTGCCTTGCAGGAAACGGAGCCCGAGCAAGACCTGGAAGTCGAGGACTCTGAGCCTGTGGTGGAGGAAGTGGATGAGACGCCCGCGCATGAAAAACCGCTGATGGTTACTAGCGCTCATATCGAAGAGataacaccattaataggcgAGCCGTGGATGAAGGTGGGCAAAAAGATTGGCTTCAGCAATGACGAGCTGCTCTTCTTTCAAATGGAGAATCCAACGCCTGGCGTGGCATGTATGAAAATGTTAACCAATTGGATCTCAGATGATGACGATGCCACGCTGGAGAACTGGGCCTACATGTTGGAAGGCTTGGAAATGCACAAGGCGGCCGATGCCGTCAAGGCGATCATTGAACGCGAAAAGGCAAGCAACACGCAGCCACAGGTCCTATGCCAGCAGGATGCGAACAGCAACGATGTGGAAATACTGTCCGACTAG